A genomic window from Papaver somniferum cultivar HN1 unplaced genomic scaffold, ASM357369v1 unplaced-scaffold_15, whole genome shotgun sequence includes:
- the LOC113335558 gene encoding uncharacterized protein LOC113335558, translated as MKIFGWMQSKLNGKQTIATKKPTNVVSTKSQNLHEEFSDWPNALLAIGTFGTKDSLKRDNEIIVHDTQEDVQEQEITSSSLDDQLDFTPEEVGKLQKELTKLLSRKPVEQTESQRRNGISTLPLDKFLNCPSSLEVDRTICNELSVASDDSKDVIADLRRSISVVLGSKAKDVCFDGNNNGAIKKKSISFLLKKMFVCSSGFAPVAPSLRDQMQLPESRMEKLLRAILNKKIHQKGSNAATSNKKYLENNNSRHISANIQMELESQFSETESHGSSKWDKTDSEFIVLEI; from the exons ATGAAG ATCTTTGGTTGGATGCAAAGTAAGCTCAATGGAAAACAAACTATTGCTACTAAGAAACCAACCAATGTGGTTTCTACCAAGA GTCAAAATTTGCATGAAGAATTCAGTGATTGGCCTAATGCACTACTAGCAATCGGTACATTCGGCACCAAAGATTCACTAAAACGCGACAACGAGATCATAGTCCATGATACTCAGGAAGATGTACAAGAACAAGAAATTACATCCTCTTCATTAGATGATCAATTAGATTTCACACCAGAAGAAGTTGGAAAATTacaaaaagaattaacaaaattattATCACGTAAACCGGTCGAACAAACGGAAAGTCAACGGAGAAATGGGATCAGTACTCTCCCCTTGGATAAATTTCTTAATTGCCCATCAAGCTTGGAAGTCGATAGAACCATATGTAATGAGCTTTCAGTTGCTTCCGATGACAGTAAAGATGTTATCGCTGATCTACGAAGAAGTATTAGTGTAGTATTAGGTAGTAAAGCTAAGGATGTTTGTTTTGATGGTAACAACAACGGCGCGATCAAGAAAAAATCcatctcttttcttcttaagAAGATGTTTGTTTGCTCGAGTGGTTTCGCACCTGTTGCTCCAAGCTTACGCGATCAAATGCAACTTCCCGAGTCGAGAATGGAAAAG CTTTTAAGGGCAATTCTAAACAAAAAGATCCACCAAAAAGGCTCCAATGCTGCAACATCCAACAAGAAATATCTCGAGAATAATAATAGTAGACATATTTCAGCAAATATTCAGATGGAGTTGGAATCTCAATTTTCGGAAACAGAAAGCCATGGATCATCAAAATGGGATAAAACTGATTCCGAAT TTATAGTTCTGGAAATATAA